The nucleotide sequence GAGAACCTGAGCAAACGACGGCGGAGGCTTAAAGTTGGTGACCTCCTTGTAGATCAACTCCTTCCACTTGTCCACCGGCAGATCCATATCCTCGAAGCTGTGATCGTATGGCGGCGAGGTCTGCTCGTCGCTGGGCTCCGCGTACTTCTCCAGATACGGATGGGCCAATGCCTCCTCGGCCGTTATCCGCTTATCGGCATCCAACTCCAGCATCTTCTCCAGCAGATCAATGGCCAGCGGATTGGCGTTTTCAAACACCTTCTTGAAGCTGCGTCTCTTCATGGGCGGCAGTGATTGGATGTAGGAGCGTGCGCTCTCCGAGGAGATCTTCTTCATAAAGTCGGCGGGTGGCGTGCCCAGCATTTCCATGATCAAGTTTAGCTGATGGATGTGATCGGTCCCCGGAAACAAGGTGCGCCTGGTAATAAGTTCTGCCATAATGCATCCCACAGACCATATATCCACCGTCTGGTTGTAGTGCATCCAATTGAGCATGATCTCAGGGGCGCGGTACCACCGCGTGGCCACGTAGCCCGTCATCTCGTTCTCCGTGGGACGCGCCAAACCGAAGTCCAGAATACGCAGCTCGCAGTCTTCGTTGACGGCAATGTTCGAGGGCTTCAGATCGCGGTGGATCACTCCGGCGCTGTGGATGTATTTCAGTCCCCGGAGTATCTGGTAGAC is from Drosophila suzukii chromosome 3, CBGP_Dsuzu_IsoJpt1.0, whole genome shotgun sequence and encodes:
- the p38a gene encoding mitogen-activated protein kinase p38a; amino-acid sequence: MSASITKKFYKLDINRTEWEIPEIYQDLQPVGSGAYGQVSKALVRGTTMHVAIKKLARPFQSAVHAKRTYRELRLLKHMDHENVIGLLDIFHPHPANASLENFQQVYLVTHLMDADLNNIIRMQHLSDDHVQFLVYQILRGLKYIHSAGVIHRDLKPSNIAVNEDCELRILDFGLARPTENEMTGYVATRWYRAPEIMLNWMHYNQTVDIWSVGCIMAELITRRTLFPGTDHIHQLNLIMEMLGTPPADFMKKISSESARSYIQSLPPMKRRSFKKVFENANPLAIDLLEKMLELDADKRITAEEALAHPYLEKYAEPSDEQTSPPYDHSFEDMDLPVDKWKELIYKEVTNFKPPPSFAQVLKDVK